The Anguilla anguilla isolate fAngAng1 chromosome 4, fAngAng1.pri, whole genome shotgun sequence genome has a window encoding:
- the armh1 gene encoding armadillo-like helical domain containing protein 1 isoform X2 encodes MWVVASARVATMTTSKAKAAIRKVNAFLQEWDQGNNAVRKRMLTAFLKQNEGKTCPELEVEFAQVASLFLVRLTSWIKLTYMSGSFLGLKLKAVGVFLSASSNHRYLIEFIEVGGVLTLLEILGQEDISDEDKTEALLMLLTVSNAGQKFKELICESHGVKAIAECLVNSEAENTQETACSLLESLAHSNHRFQGQVYKGLVTLLSCNSPNAQQLVLQTLRVVQEIVKTAHPCIVEPLLTLLKSFHLEVQYENLELIRDLTKYEVREALLRGLVALLKPAKEGIQRHIIIEEMAEMMESLPVFVQQAAAARAIRMLSQESQELSQDLLSLGVVHHLLYAMGNKEHTDTQRQASIALEHFVRMNAVVEELVRKVMGIELFELFMNDAEAFYLKIDDIQADILLSVRVDIPQVTDETDS; translated from the exons ATGTGGG tggTGGCCAGTGCGAGAGTAGCTACAATGACCACCAGTAAAGCGAAGGCTGCAATCAGAAAAGTGAACGCATTCCTCCAGGAATGGGACCAGGGCAACAACGCAGTGCGCAAACGCATGCTGACTGCTTTCCTCAAGCAGAATGAGGGCAAGACCTGCCCTGAGCTGGAGGTGGAGTTTGCACAGGTCGCCAGTCTTTTTCTGGTCCGGCTCACTTCATGGATTAAGCTTAC CTATATGTCTGGGTCATTTTTAGGGCTTAAGCTTAAAGCAGTGGGTGTGTTCCTGTCCGCATCGAGCAA TCATCGCTACTTAATTGAGTTCATTGAGGTTGGAGGAGTTCTGACTCTTTTGGAAATCCTGGGACAGGAAGACATAAGTGATGAGGATAAAACAGAAGCTCTCCTCATGCTACTGACTGTCTCGAATGCCGGACAGAAATTCAAAGAGCTCATCTGTGAAAGCCATG GGGTTAAAGCCATTGCTGAGTGCTTGGTGAATTCAGAAGCGGAGAACACCCAAGAAACAGCCTGCAGCCTGCTTGAGTCTCTGGCCCACAGTAACCACAGATTTCAAGGCCAGGTGTACAAAGGCTTAGTGACTCTGCTGAGTTGCAATTCCCCCAATGCCCAGCAGCTCGTCCTGCAGACACTCCGCGTTGTACAG GAAATTGTGAAGACAGCACATCCATGCATTGTGGAACCATTGTTGACCTTGTTGAAATCTTTTCATCTTGAAGTGCAATATGAGA ATCTGGAGCTGATCAGAGATTTGACCAAGTATGAAGTGAGAGAGGCTCTACTGAGAGGTCTGGTGGCCTTACTTAAACCTGCAAAAGAAGGCATTCAGAGGCACATCATCATTGAAG AAATGGCCGAGATGATGGAGTCCTTGCCAGTGTTTGTTCAACAGGCAGCAGCAGCTAGAGCCATaag GATGCTGTCTCAGGAGAGCCAGGAGCTGTCCCAGGATCTTCTTTCCCTTGGTGTAGTGCATCATTTGCTGTATGCCATGGGTAATAAGGAGCATACGGACACTCAGCGACAGGCCAGCATTGCCCTGGAG CACTTTGTCCGCATGAACGCGGTTGTGGAGGAGCTTGTACGTAAAGTGATGGGAATTGAattgtttgaattatttatg AATGACGCTGAGGCTTTTTACTTGAAGATTGATGATATTCAAGCAGATATACTCTTGTCAGTCAGGGTGGACATTCCTCAAG TTACTGATGAAACTGACAGCTGA
- the armh1 gene encoding armadillo-like helical domain containing protein 1 isoform X3, which yields MTTSKAKAAIRKVNAFLQEWDQGNNAVRKRMLTAFLKQNEGKTCPELEVEFAQVASLFLVRLTSWIKLTYMSGSFLGLKLKAVGVFLSASSNHRYLIEFIEVGGVLTLLEILGQEDISDEDKTEALLMLLTVSNAGQKFKELICESHGVKAIAECLVNSEAENTQETACSLLESLAHSNHRFQGQVYKGLVTLLSCNSPNAQQLVLQTLRVVQEIVKTAHPCIVEPLLTLLKSFHLEVQYENLELIRDLTKYEVREALLRGLVALLKPAKEGIQRHIIIEEMAEMMESLPVFVQQAAAARAIRMLSQESQELSQDLLSLGVVHHLLYAMGNKEHTDTQRQASIALEHFVRMNAVVEELVRKVMGIELFELFMNDAEAFYLKIDDIQADILLSVRVDIPQGKTSSITDETDS from the exons ATGACCACCAGTAAAGCGAAGGCTGCAATCAGAAAAGTGAACGCATTCCTCCAGGAATGGGACCAGGGCAACAACGCAGTGCGCAAACGCATGCTGACTGCTTTCCTCAAGCAGAATGAGGGCAAGACCTGCCCTGAGCTGGAGGTGGAGTTTGCACAGGTCGCCAGTCTTTTTCTGGTCCGGCTCACTTCATGGATTAAGCTTAC CTATATGTCTGGGTCATTTTTAGGGCTTAAGCTTAAAGCAGTGGGTGTGTTCCTGTCCGCATCGAGCAA TCATCGCTACTTAATTGAGTTCATTGAGGTTGGAGGAGTTCTGACTCTTTTGGAAATCCTGGGACAGGAAGACATAAGTGATGAGGATAAAACAGAAGCTCTCCTCATGCTACTGACTGTCTCGAATGCCGGACAGAAATTCAAAGAGCTCATCTGTGAAAGCCATG GGGTTAAAGCCATTGCTGAGTGCTTGGTGAATTCAGAAGCGGAGAACACCCAAGAAACAGCCTGCAGCCTGCTTGAGTCTCTGGCCCACAGTAACCACAGATTTCAAGGCCAGGTGTACAAAGGCTTAGTGACTCTGCTGAGTTGCAATTCCCCCAATGCCCAGCAGCTCGTCCTGCAGACACTCCGCGTTGTACAG GAAATTGTGAAGACAGCACATCCATGCATTGTGGAACCATTGTTGACCTTGTTGAAATCTTTTCATCTTGAAGTGCAATATGAGA ATCTGGAGCTGATCAGAGATTTGACCAAGTATGAAGTGAGAGAGGCTCTACTGAGAGGTCTGGTGGCCTTACTTAAACCTGCAAAAGAAGGCATTCAGAGGCACATCATCATTGAAG AAATGGCCGAGATGATGGAGTCCTTGCCAGTGTTTGTTCAACAGGCAGCAGCAGCTAGAGCCATaag GATGCTGTCTCAGGAGAGCCAGGAGCTGTCCCAGGATCTTCTTTCCCTTGGTGTAGTGCATCATTTGCTGTATGCCATGGGTAATAAGGAGCATACGGACACTCAGCGACAGGCCAGCATTGCCCTGGAG CACTTTGTCCGCATGAACGCGGTTGTGGAGGAGCTTGTACGTAAAGTGATGGGAATTGAattgtttgaattatttatg AATGACGCTGAGGCTTTTTACTTGAAGATTGATGATATTCAAGCAGATATACTCTTGTCAGTCAGGGTGGACATTCCTCAAGGTAAAACTTCATCCA TTACTGATGAAACTGACAGCTGA
- the armh1 gene encoding armadillo-like helical domain containing protein 1 isoform X4, with protein sequence MRARPALSWRWSLHSHRYLIEFIEVGGVLTLLEILGQEDISDEDKTEALLMLLTVSNAGQKFKELICESHGVKAIAECLVNSEAENTQETACSLLESLAHSNHRFQGQVYKGLVTLLSCNSPNAQQLVLQTLRVVQEIVKTAHPCIVEPLLTLLKSFHLEVQYENLELIRDLTKYEVREALLRGLVALLKPAKEGIQRHIIIEEMAEMMESLPVFVQQAAAARAIRMLSQESQELSQDLLSLGVVHHLLYAMGNKEHTDTQRQASIALEHFVRMNAVVEELVRKVMGIELFELFMNDAEAFYLKIDDIQADILLSVRVDIPQGKTSSITDETDS encoded by the exons ATGAGGGCAAGACCTGCCCTGAGCTGGAGGTGGAGTTTGCACAG TCATCGCTACTTAATTGAGTTCATTGAGGTTGGAGGAGTTCTGACTCTTTTGGAAATCCTGGGACAGGAAGACATAAGTGATGAGGATAAAACAGAAGCTCTCCTCATGCTACTGACTGTCTCGAATGCCGGACAGAAATTCAAAGAGCTCATCTGTGAAAGCCATG GGGTTAAAGCCATTGCTGAGTGCTTGGTGAATTCAGAAGCGGAGAACACCCAAGAAACAGCCTGCAGCCTGCTTGAGTCTCTGGCCCACAGTAACCACAGATTTCAAGGCCAGGTGTACAAAGGCTTAGTGACTCTGCTGAGTTGCAATTCCCCCAATGCCCAGCAGCTCGTCCTGCAGACACTCCGCGTTGTACAG GAAATTGTGAAGACAGCACATCCATGCATTGTGGAACCATTGTTGACCTTGTTGAAATCTTTTCATCTTGAAGTGCAATATGAGA ATCTGGAGCTGATCAGAGATTTGACCAAGTATGAAGTGAGAGAGGCTCTACTGAGAGGTCTGGTGGCCTTACTTAAACCTGCAAAAGAAGGCATTCAGAGGCACATCATCATTGAAG AAATGGCCGAGATGATGGAGTCCTTGCCAGTGTTTGTTCAACAGGCAGCAGCAGCTAGAGCCATaag GATGCTGTCTCAGGAGAGCCAGGAGCTGTCCCAGGATCTTCTTTCCCTTGGTGTAGTGCATCATTTGCTGTATGCCATGGGTAATAAGGAGCATACGGACACTCAGCGACAGGCCAGCATTGCCCTGGAG CACTTTGTCCGCATGAACGCGGTTGTGGAGGAGCTTGTACGTAAAGTGATGGGAATTGAattgtttgaattatttatg AATGACGCTGAGGCTTTTTACTTGAAGATTGATGATATTCAAGCAGATATACTCTTGTCAGTCAGGGTGGACATTCCTCAAGGTAAAACTTCATCCA TTACTGATGAAACTGACAGCTGA
- the dmap1 gene encoding DNA methyltransferase 1-associated protein 1 codes for MATGADVRDILELAGGDSDAGPINKKDIINSDKKKAKKSTETLTFKRPEGMHREVYALLYSDKKDAPPLLPSDTTQGYRTVKAKLGCKRVRPWKWMPFTNPARRDGAIFHHWRRLAEEGKDYPFARFNKLVQVPVYSEQEYQMYLHDDGWTKAETDHLFDLCKRFDLRFIVIHDRYDHQQFRKRSVEDLKERYYTICAKLAKIRAATGSEPKIYVFDAGHERRRKEQLERLFSRTPEQVAEEEYLIQELRKIEIRKKEREKKAQDLQKLITAADTTTEMRRAERKATKKKLPQKRETEKPAVPETAGIKFPDFKSAGVTLRSQRMKLPSSVGQKKIKAIEQVLTEQGVDLSPMPTEEIVQMFNELRSDLVLVYELKQAHANCEYDQQMLRHRYEALLKTGGASASPGDGLGAEGQAAPGTEDVKLESKEHIIDVVGAPLTPNSRKRRESASSSSSIKKAKKL; via the exons ATGGCGACTGGTGCAGATGTGCGAGACATACTGGAGTTAGCTGGAGGAGACAGTGATGCAGGTCCAATTAATAAAAAGGACATCATTAACTCAGACAAG AAAAAGGCCAAGAAATCGACAGAAACACTGACATTCAAGAGGCCTGAAGGAATGCACAGAGAAGTCTATGCTCTCCTCTATTCAGATAAAAA AGATGCCCCCCCACTGCTGCCCAGTGACACAACCCAAGGTTATCGAACGGTCAAGGCCAAACTGGGTTGCAAGAGGGTTCGCCCCTGGAAGTGGATGCCTTTCACCAACCCCGCCCGGAGGGATGGAGCCATATTCCACCACTGGAGGCGTCTGGCTGAGGAGGGAAAGGACTATCCCTTTGCCCGATTTAACAag TTGGTGCAGGTTCCGGTGTACTCCGAGCAGGAGTATCAGATGTATCTTCACGATGATGGATGGACCAAAGCTGAGACAGATCATCTCTTTGACCTCTGCAAGCGCTTTGACCTTCGCTTCATCGTCATCCATGACCGTTATGACCATCAGCAGTTCAGG AAACGTTCTGTGGAAGACCTAAAGGAACGCTACTACACCATCTGTGCTAAACTTGCCAAGATCCGTGCGGCAACAGGGAGTGAGCCAAAGATATACGTATTTGATGCTGGACATGAAAGACGTAGGAAAGAACAGCTGGAGAGGCTGTTCAGCCGCACCCCAGAACAA GTGGCAGAAGAAGAGTACCTTATCCAGGAGCTACGCAAAATAGAGATTCGGAAGAAGGAGCGAGAGAAGAAGGCGCAGGACTTGCAGAAGCTGATCACGGCCGCCGACACGACCACAGAGATGCGGCGAGCCGAACGCAAAGCCACGAAGAAGAAGCTTCCCCAGAAACGAGAAACCGAAAAACCG GCAGTTCCTGAGACGGCAGGCATCAAGTTCCCCGACTTCAAATCTGCTGGAGTCACGTTACGCAGCCAAAGG atgaaaCTCCCCAGCTCTGTTGGACAAAAGAAGATCAAAGCCATTGAACAGGTCCTGACGGAACAGGGCGTAG ATCTGAGTCCAATGCCCACGGAGGAGATCGTGCAGATGTTCAATGAGCTTCGCAGCGACCTGGTCCTGGTGTACGAACTCAAGCAAGCGCACGCGAACTGCGAATACGACCAGCAGATGCTACGCCATCGGTACGAAGCCTTGCTTAAAACGGGCGGGGCCAGCGCCTCCCCCGGGGATGGCCTCGGGGCCGAAGGACAGGCCGCACCCGGGACCGAAGACGTCAAGTTGGAGTCTAAAGAGCACATCATTGATGTGGTGGGCGCACCGCTCACCCCTAACTCG CGCAAACGTAGGGAGTCGGCCTCCAGTTCTTCGTCCATCAAGAAAGCAAAGAAACTGTGA
- the armh1 gene encoding armadillo-like helical domain containing protein 1 isoform X1, whose product MWVVASARVATMTTSKAKAAIRKVNAFLQEWDQGNNAVRKRMLTAFLKQNEGKTCPELEVEFAQVASLFLVRLTSWIKLTYMSGSFLGLKLKAVGVFLSASSNHRYLIEFIEVGGVLTLLEILGQEDISDEDKTEALLMLLTVSNAGQKFKELICESHGVKAIAECLVNSEAENTQETACSLLESLAHSNHRFQGQVYKGLVTLLSCNSPNAQQLVLQTLRVVQEIVKTAHPCIVEPLLTLLKSFHLEVQYENLELIRDLTKYEVREALLRGLVALLKPAKEGIQRHIIIEEMAEMMESLPVFVQQAAAARAIRMLSQESQELSQDLLSLGVVHHLLYAMGNKEHTDTQRQASIALEHFVRMNAVVEELVRKVMGIELFELFMNDAEAFYLKIDDIQADILLSVRVDIPQGKTSSITDETDS is encoded by the exons ATGTGGG tggTGGCCAGTGCGAGAGTAGCTACAATGACCACCAGTAAAGCGAAGGCTGCAATCAGAAAAGTGAACGCATTCCTCCAGGAATGGGACCAGGGCAACAACGCAGTGCGCAAACGCATGCTGACTGCTTTCCTCAAGCAGAATGAGGGCAAGACCTGCCCTGAGCTGGAGGTGGAGTTTGCACAGGTCGCCAGTCTTTTTCTGGTCCGGCTCACTTCATGGATTAAGCTTAC CTATATGTCTGGGTCATTTTTAGGGCTTAAGCTTAAAGCAGTGGGTGTGTTCCTGTCCGCATCGAGCAA TCATCGCTACTTAATTGAGTTCATTGAGGTTGGAGGAGTTCTGACTCTTTTGGAAATCCTGGGACAGGAAGACATAAGTGATGAGGATAAAACAGAAGCTCTCCTCATGCTACTGACTGTCTCGAATGCCGGACAGAAATTCAAAGAGCTCATCTGTGAAAGCCATG GGGTTAAAGCCATTGCTGAGTGCTTGGTGAATTCAGAAGCGGAGAACACCCAAGAAACAGCCTGCAGCCTGCTTGAGTCTCTGGCCCACAGTAACCACAGATTTCAAGGCCAGGTGTACAAAGGCTTAGTGACTCTGCTGAGTTGCAATTCCCCCAATGCCCAGCAGCTCGTCCTGCAGACACTCCGCGTTGTACAG GAAATTGTGAAGACAGCACATCCATGCATTGTGGAACCATTGTTGACCTTGTTGAAATCTTTTCATCTTGAAGTGCAATATGAGA ATCTGGAGCTGATCAGAGATTTGACCAAGTATGAAGTGAGAGAGGCTCTACTGAGAGGTCTGGTGGCCTTACTTAAACCTGCAAAAGAAGGCATTCAGAGGCACATCATCATTGAAG AAATGGCCGAGATGATGGAGTCCTTGCCAGTGTTTGTTCAACAGGCAGCAGCAGCTAGAGCCATaag GATGCTGTCTCAGGAGAGCCAGGAGCTGTCCCAGGATCTTCTTTCCCTTGGTGTAGTGCATCATTTGCTGTATGCCATGGGTAATAAGGAGCATACGGACACTCAGCGACAGGCCAGCATTGCCCTGGAG CACTTTGTCCGCATGAACGCGGTTGTGGAGGAGCTTGTACGTAAAGTGATGGGAATTGAattgtttgaattatttatg AATGACGCTGAGGCTTTTTACTTGAAGATTGATGATATTCAAGCAGATATACTCTTGTCAGTCAGGGTGGACATTCCTCAAGGTAAAACTTCATCCA TTACTGATGAAACTGACAGCTGA
- the LOC118224978 gene encoding piggyBac transposable element-derived protein 4 has protein sequence MPSFSGQNLTYQMYLANVMRQLLEEHHTPQRPTSGGRSAADNPLRLTARHFLSMIPQTKAQGRRSRRHCKVCLSSSRKRKQKRATKFMCAPCNTCLCAVPCLEEYHTLKHYEASTSRTATANLHFAIFQIFRIKPSCFFN, from the exons ATGCCCAGCTTCTCTG GTCAGAATCTTACCTACCAAATGTACCTGGCCAATGTGATGCGACAGCTGCTGGAGGAGCACCACACCCCTCAGCGTCCAACAAGTGGAGGTCGTTCTGCAGCGGATAACCCCCTGCGCCTCACTGCGAGGCACTTCCTGTCTATGATCCCGCAGACGAAGGCCCAAGGCAGGCGCTCGCGGAGGCACTGTAAGGTCTGCCTGTCCTCATccaggaagaggaaacagaagagGGCCACAAAGTTCATGTGTGCACCCTGCAACACGTGCCTGTGCGCGGTACCATGCCTTGAAGAGTACCACACTCTGAAGCACTACGAGGCATCTACAAGCAGAACAGCCACAGCAAATCTACACTTTGCAATTTTCCAGATTTTTAGGATAAaaccttcctgtttttttaattaa